AAAATGCAATATCCTGAACTATTTTACTTAGCCATCCTGCTGGTAAGCTACATCATATTTTACATAATGAATGGTAGAAAAGTGAGCGCATAGACTGTAAGCAGAGAACTTCCACTCGCATCGTTCAAATGGCGAAAATTTAGAGAATGGAGCTGATCGAGTGACGGATCATAAAGACTATGATGAACCTTTTAATGACACGGCAGACCATCAGCAGAACATCGAAGGATATCCTAAACCAAGTGATGGCAGACTTCCGTTACCGATACGGTTGATTGGTTACTTTCTATTCGGAGGAATCTTACTCATGGTTCTTGCAGGCTTACTGGGAAACGTTTTGTTTAACTAAGGATACATAAGTATGAATGGGAACCAGTACCAAGGATCTTTTTTCTAAACAAATGATAAAAAGAAAGCAGTCATGAAGGTTTTCCCTCCATGACTGCTTTTTTTACTGATAATTAATAATCGCCGGATTAGGATCAAGCGTCAGGACCTCTTCAGGAGTTAAGACAGGTTCATCTTTATTATAGAAGATTTTAAATCCGCCATACTGGACCGCTTCATTCCGTACGAACTTACGATAGAGCGACATCTTCGTCGCAGCAGGCCCCCATCCATCATAGTTCAAGGCGACTTCTATATTTTCGGTCGGCTCGATCGCTTCTTTATTCGTTAAGGCCTCATCCATAAACTGATGAACGAGTACGATCTTGTCCGGCAGGTTATTTTCTTCTACCAGAGTCGAAAGATAGTCTACCGCTTCCTGCACTTCCGCTCCATCCACCTGTCCAAGATCGATGCCCGGTGTTTCCCCTTCCTCGACATGGAATTCGGTATCAATGGCAAGGTGAACATGCGGAAGCTTCAGCCATTTCTCTAGTAATTTCACCTGATGAAGCACAGAGTCTGTTCCGAGCTGGACATCAAGCATCAGTAAAGCGCCGTTTTCTTTTGCAAGCTTAGCGTACTTATCAATTTGTTCTGGCGGTGTCCGCGTATAGTATTTTCCATTCGGACCCGGGTCCCTCTTAGCCACCGTTGAAATCAGCTCAATGGTTGGAATAGCGGGACGTTCTGGATCGGCATTCGAATACGCTTGCGTCTGTTCCTTTAACTTTTCCATAAGAACGTCGGGTTCCATTTCCCCGAGAATGCCCACATTGGTCGAATTCGGGTGTCCATAGTAAGCAACCAGTCGATGATCCTTTAACGGTCCATCCGTTTGATCTTCGGCTCCTTTGACGAGGGTCTCTCCCACTGGAATCATCCGTTCGCGCTCCCCTCCATGAGCCTCCACGGTAGGCATCTTCGCCAGTTGCTCTTCTGACAACTTCTCTTTCAGAGGCTTGGCATCTTCAGCCGGCTCGATCGGCTCATAGGGCTGGGGCGGCTTCGTTTCTTCTTTTTTCTTCTCTTCTGAAGAAGATTCTTCATTACTCGGCTCATCTGAGGAAGACTTCTCCGATGAAGATTCTTCTTTTTCATTCTGATCCGTGCTTGTTGAAGAACTTTCTGTACAAGCGATTAGGAAAAAGACCAGGAGGATGGCAGAGAAAAGCAGGCTGACTTTTTTCACGATACTCACTTCCTTGTATGAAAATTTCTCAAAATCTACAACTCTATGTATCTTCTACACGTACATTAGAAACACATTCCACATATTAACATAATTAGAGTATTTATGAGTTTATTTCACATAATTGAAATAAACGTAATCCTTACTACTTTTTACCTCAACCTCGTGAACTCAAGCATCAAGCCGTTATTCTTTCCAGAAATGATGGTCAAAATGTCTTTCGTTTCACTCTTTTCCAATAGTGGAAAATATAGACTGATTTCTTTTTTAAAAATATAGGAGGGATAGCCATGAAATTAAAAGGTAAAGTTGCTGTGGTTACAGGTGGTTCTAGCGGAATTGGCGAGGCAGCAGTGAAGGATTTCTGCGAGCAGGGCGCGAAAGTGGTGATTGCCGATTTAAACGAACAGGGAAGCGAATTATCCAGTCAGTTAAATGACCAGGGTTATGAAACCGTGTTCCAAAAAACCGACGTCACGTCTGAGGAAGATATTAAGAACATGGTTCAGACGGCCGTCGGCACATTCGGTTCGCTGGATATTCTATTTGCGAATGCCGGCATTGGCGACGCTACACCGGCGCACGAGCTTTCCTATGAAGAATGGAAGAAACTGATGGATGTAAACATCAACGGCGTGTTTCTATCCAACAAATATGCGATTACCCAAATGCTCGAACAGGAAAACGGTGGAGCCATCGTCAACAACGCTTCGATCCTGGGACACGTTGGACAGGATTCGGTAACCTCTTATGCCGCAGCCAAAGGCGGGGTTGTCAATCTTACCCGCACATTAGGGGTTACTTACGCGAAAAACAATATACGCGTAAACGCGGTATGTCCAGGCTACGTTGAAACGGCAATTCTGGAAAATGCCGATGAGGAAATGCGCCAGGGCCTTGCAGGTGCACACCCGATTGGACGACTGGGTCAGCCTAAGGAAATTGCAAAAGCAGTCAGTTTCCTTGCGAGTGACGATGCTTCCTTTATGGTCGGAGCCAATATGCTGGTGGATGGCGGCTATACAGCGCAGTAAACTTCTTTTGTCTACTGGATGCATCGTAATAAAAGAAACGTAGGAGTTGCCTGCAAAAGGCAGCTCCTACGTTTCTTTGAAAACTCTCTAACCTATATGAGAACGCTCCTTTTTCTGTTCAGGTTCTTCCTGAGTCGTGGATCTCATCTTCTCCAGTACTTCCCTGGTAGAATCACTGATTTCCGCCTCAAAGTAAGGTTCATAGGCTTCAAGCGGTGCTTTTTTCGTAAAGTAAACGGCAATCAGCACCCCAATCAGTGATGCCGTAACGGCGATGACAAATGGCAGTCCATACCCCATTGCCTTCGCTGCCACATACACGACCGCCCCGATGATGATACCGGCATAGGCTCCTGCTCGGTTCATTCTCTTCCAGTACAGCCCTAAGAACACCACGAGGAAAAACGCAGCCCCAAATCCGCCATACACATAGACAAATCCCATAGCCAAGAACCATGGTGGGTTAATAGCTAAGAGAACGGCCGCGGTTGCAATTCCAAATATACTTAAGCGGAGCCAGTTCTTAAACTTCTTCTCACTGATTCGTTTTGGAGCTATATTTAAGTACACATCATAATAAAGAGAAGTGGCGCAGTGAAGCAGCATCGAATTTGCCGTGGAAATAGCCGCTGCACAGATAGCTACCAGCGTGATGCCTCCGATAATAGGCGGCGTGTACTGCTGGATGACTAAAGGAATGATGTAGTCCGTCGTTTTATCAACAGGTATGCTCGGTACCAGTACTTTTGCACCGAGGCCAATAACGATTAGTGGCGTCATAATGAAAATCAATACAAGAATCGTACCCAGGACCTGCAAGATCGCTACTTTCACATTTTGAGGAGCAAGCATCCTCGTGACCCAGTGAGGGGAAGAAGGAGTTCCTAACGAATTCGATATAAAAATGGAAAGTAATGCACCAATACCAAATGTCCCAAACGGAGACAGTAAAATGCCCTCTTCAAGCTCCGGCCCTCCCACATTTGTTGGCGAAGTAGTCGTTGCAAGCGTATCGACTATATTACCGATTCCACCCGTTAACGACCATACTACACCGCTCGCAAGCAATACTCCGATCATAATCAAAATCGTATTTAACGTGTCCGTGGCAGCCACAGACCAGAATCCACCTACACTTGTAATTAATATAAATAATAAGAATCCGAAAATCGCAATTTTATAATCAATGCCCGTGATACTTGAAAAAACAATGCCAAACCCAGTCACCTGAATATTGACGAGCAGCAAATAACCGATAAACATTAAAATACCAACAATTGCCTGCAATGTACTCTTGTTCTGAAAAGGTTCAAACCTATGCCGGATAAATTCAGGGAACGTCCTGGCAGGCTTTTCCGGTCTTCTTATTTTGTAAGCAACAATAGGGATTAAGGCTCCACCGAAACACCAGCCGGCTACCCAGCCGATCACAGCCGATACACCCGAACTGTACAAATAACCGGGGACCCCGATAACAGAAGCTACACTTACCCAAGTCGCTGCTGTGGTACCGATTCCAAGAAGAAGCCCCATTCGGTGGCCGCCCGTTGTATAGTCATCGATCGACTCTGCTTTCTTAAGACTTTTTACATTGGCCCAAATAAGAAATAGAACGTAAAAACTAAATACGAGAATATACCATATCATTTGTCATTAACTTCCTTCCTGCTAGCTTATTTATACTTAAATATTCGTCCGGTGGCTCCCCACCGTTTTACACCTGATTTCTCCACTCTGTAACAGAGAAATGTTCCTAATAGGAAGGAAAAAATCATAGTTCCCACCCAAACCATCATCGCTAAGAACATGGCCATCCTCCTTTTTCCGATTGTCTTGTATCGAACCTTTTACTGCCCTCCTTTAGAAAAATTAAAAACCCTTCACTCACGAAGAGAGAAGGGCTTTGTGCAACTGTCTTTTGGTTGCCACTTGCTCTCTCATCTCCGGAATAGCTTTCGCCTTCCTCTGAAATTGGCACCGTGCATAAATCAGCCGGTTGCCGAGGCTTCACAGGGTCAGTCCCTCTGCCTCTCTCGATAAGAAAATTCAAAATATTCAAATGTTATTTAGATTTCATTCTATCATACCCCTATATTTCGTCAATTCATTATTGGAAATTAGTAAAAACACTGAAAAGAATCATAGAGTAAAAGCGATCGTCCATACTGAACCATAACTCAATAAGAATCCTTCCATATTCTCTTACAACCTACGAACTGATCAGCCTCAAAAGAAAGCTTATAGATATCTGGCATCGCAAGCTTCTTCCAAAACTCATAATCATATTGGTTATCCAAGTAATTCATGGTGAGCACCATAATATTACCATGCGTACCGATGGCGACATTTTTATTTTCATATTCTACTAATACGTTTTTCAAGGCTCTTACGCCTCTTTCCTGGGCGGTCCTATTTGATTCTCCGCCTTCCCAGGAAAAACGTGGGTGAGTCCATACTTTTTGAATCGCTTCCTCAAAGTTATCAGCTCCTCCCTCTATTAACTTCCTTTCTTTGAAACCATCCATTATATGAATTTCTTGCCCGAGAGCAGAAGCTAATCCTTCAACAGTCTGTATGGCTCTTAAATAAGGACTCGAGATTACGTGCTCAATATTCTCATCTATGAGCAGTTCGCTGACTTTAGCCGCTTCTTCTGTTCCTTCTGCTGATAACGGCCTTTTTAATTCATCTGGGGTATATGTAGAATGAGCGTGACGCACCATATAAATATTTGTAGTCATGAGAGCCTCCTGTATATTAGTCATGTAATCTCGTCTAACGGTTTCTTCAAATGTCTCTCCTACCTCTAATGTGCTACCGGGAATTCACCAAATACCGTGTTCTTTTCTGTAAAAGAATTCTCCCTGGCCTATCTCAATAATTGCCACGTACCTCAATATTTCCAGCTTTATCTCCCATCTCATGAATGTAAAAAAATATGTATCACTAATGTTTTCAAGCGAGATAGGTACCCCTCTTCATTAGTAAAAGTTCCACCTTCCATTACACTGTAGAAGTTTGAGATATATCAGATCCACTCCACTGCATGAGCTTATAACGTAAGACTCAACGGTGAAAAACACTTTAACATAAGTATCTAATATTTTGGTAGCGTTCCTGGAAAAGAAAACCTCCATGAAAATCTGAAAGTTGCAGTCTACCTATTATTATCGTTTTCCTGGGTTTTTGTCTTTCTCACTTCCCTTCCTCAAACATAGAATAGAAAGAGCTAACTTACTCATATAGAAAGGAAAATTTTTTTGGACAGTAATAAAGTGAATTTTTCTCAATTCCCCTATTGTTCTCCTTGTTACCCAAGTTGGAATACTAAATATAAATGTTGGGATTATATAAAGAAAGACAGTCAGAGCATCCAATTCGATTATGCAAATGAAGACTTTACTACAGATGCTCCTATTCCGGTTGCTCCAGGTCTCACTATCTCTACAGTTACACTCACAAATTTAAAAGCTGGTAGTGCCGTCTCTTTAAACGGGTTGTTTCTTGTGAACAATAATTCAGCAACACCTGGAAGTATCGGAGTACAGATCTACAAAAACAGCATCAATTCCGCAAATATCATTTACAGCGCTGAAATAGAGATTGACGGAGCAGGAAGCGATGATCTCGGTCAGCCGATTCCAGTGCTTTATGTTGATCCGATTAAGCTGTACGAGAAAAAAGCAACCTATTTTCTCTCCGTCTACAAAATAGATGAGACTGATAATTTATCGGTTATCGGTCAAGCAACTCTCACAGCAACTGCATATGGAAAAGCCACTTACTAATCAAACCACACCGCAAACAGCATCTTTTTGCGGTTTTTTTATTGGGTAACTTGATTAGTCAAAATGGAGAAGCTATTTCCATCATATTTCGATCCGTAATCCCCCATTGATTCATTTGAAACACACACTGAGATCACACCTCTCTCCTTTATAATTTTTTCTGGCTCGCTTATTCCCGTGCCGCACCGGGGAGGGACAGATGGATTTATTTCCTTACTGTCTTTCTTCATGCTCCAAGCATACGAGAATGGGATTTTTTTCTAAAGTGAAATATTGTGAGATCCAACATGTTTAGCGTTGTTTGTGGACAAGAAAGGAAAACGCAAATGGTGTTCGATGAGCGTCTGTGGAAATCGGGTGAAGGCCCGGAAACATTACGATAAGAATAAACTGGTATAAAAAGAGAGAAAGGTAGTCTATATCATCCACTTTCTTGGTTAGATTGAAGATGCTGATGGAAAAGGGCTCCTTGTTTTAGTAGAAGTGTGTACAGTTGAAATTTAGTAGAATAAACTCTCTGCCTTTTGCGCTAAAAATCGCTTATAGCAGAACTTATCGCGCCCCTTTACTAAAAACCCGAACTCAAAATAGTTCATAAGATCTTTCATTATTTATTACAATCAACTGTCTTGTTTAAATAGGTGATGTAATACCCGATCCTTGTCGTCAAAAAATTGCTTCATAATCATGTAGTGATCGGTATTCTCTAATGTTGTCTCTTTCATTCCTTCTTCACTAAGTTTTATAATTTTTGAATTTGGATAAGCCATGATGATTGGAGAATGAGTAGATATTATAAATTGAGAACCTTTATTAACAAGTTCATGTATGCGGGAAAGCAGAGACATTTGTCTTAACGGGGATAAAGCAGCTTCTGGTTCATCTAAGATGTATAGACCATTCCCTTGAAAACGGTTGTTAAATGCTGCAAAAAAAGATTCTCCATGTGATTGTTCATGTAATGAATCTCCACCAAATGAATCGACAATTTTCGGACCAAATGACGAGTCTCTATCTAACTCTTCAATGTTCGTAGCTAAATTGTAAAAAGTTTCAGCTCTAAAGAAAAAGCTGTCTCTTGCCTTTCTAGTCCCCTTGGACAATAGTAAATATTGTTCTAAGTTAGAGTGAGAATCATAATTGGAAAAATTAAAATTGAGAGTTCCACCCTCGGGATTAAAGCCAAGTTTAATAGCAATACCTTCTAACAGTGTCGACTTACCCATTCCGTTCTCTCCGATAATATAGGTAACATTAGGATGAAATAGCAATTCTTTAAAATTCCTAATAACAGATAAACTAAATGGAAAAGTCTCATATGAGTTTATACTTTCTGTTTTTAGGTTTAGTCTTTTAAGGTATTGATTGTCTTTACTCAATTTCACTCTGCAACCCTCCTCACTCTTATTTACTTCCTAAAGCTTTTAGCTACCCGTTAATACAATTTACTGTATTCTATCCATATTCCTTTGCAAATGTTGAAGGTGAAAATGAAACGTTATATCTTCCTTCAAGTTCTTTCTGTACTTTTTCTGTTAGTTTCAACCCTTCTTTATTATGCTCTTCTTCGAGTTTAACACCATTAGGAACTATTCCATCTTTATCCCAATCAATCCATTTCATTATCTCCAGCTTCAAGTCGAATTCAATCGGAATCTCTTCTATGTCAAGGTTACAATTACAGCGATTACACCATATAGGGTCTGCGCTCACATCTCCCTCTACTTTTAATTCATTTGTTTCCTGTTGTATACATAGACATTTCATTTTATCTACCAGCTCCATTTATTAAAGTAAACTGCTCCTTTAGTAAAGAATCATCATTTTTATTGAAACGAGCGCCCCTTTATCTTGAAAACTGGACTTCGAGATATATTGAAGCAAACCTTCAACTAACACAGCCGTCAGTTGAAAAACCCTTCTTGATTATACAGATCTATTTTCTCTTCCATTGTCTTGCTTTTATCTTGCCATTCAATATTCATATAAATGTCGCTAACATTTTCAAGTGAAATAGGTACTCCATTATCATCTAAAAAAGTTCCACCTCCAGTTGCTCCCGTAGTCATTTGGGTTATGTCTAATTCACTTCCCTTTACTGACTTTGCCTGAACCAGTTTATCTTCATTATCTATAACAGCATAGACTTCAAGATTAAAGAAATCAGTGCTATTCTCCGTTTTATTCTTCATAGTCAGGCTTCCGTTTCCAGCTTTGAAAGTATCGGGTTTAATTTCAATATCATAGAAATCCACTTCCCAATGCTCACTTTCTCCTGATAATGATAAGTAATAATTATTCTTCATTGGTTTGTCATTACTATCACAACCTGAAAGCAAAAGAGTAACTAATACTAAACCGACCGAAAATAAATTCATTCCTTTTTTCAAAAACATAACACTCTCACCCTCTTGATGCTTCTGTATCTATTAAAAACCTTCTGCCTTAATATAAATTGCTACGTTAGTGAAAAAGCGATTGTTTATATTGGATAATAGCCCCAGTTTATGTAATTCTCAGATTCCAGATATCTCTTGCTCTTCTATTACTATCGCACCCATTAATTGAATATCGTCAAACTTAACTTTTTTATGAATTGTTTTAGGCAGGTTCGGAATTAATTCCAAGCATTAAATATGAGTCTAAAAAATTTCCCTATTATTTTGAATGGCCACAGTATTATCTCAGGTAAAAGGTACAACACATCGTACACAAAGTCCCTGAACCCATATTTACCCTTCCCTTTGCGGTCTCTTCGCCTCATTTCCATCATCCTATCTTTAACTGAACTGGTGTTTGAAATTATTTTTTATACTTCTCTTTATACTCCTCGAAAACTTCAGTTGTAATCTTTTTATTGAACTCTTTCCATTCTCCGTTTTCCATTATGGACCACCAGCTTTACTTTCTGTATCCACTTGATACTGCTTATATGCTTGACCCCATCCTTGTTTAGATTTATCGATGCTCCAATCAGAAAACATTTGTATCAGGATCAGCTACCTATCTTTTAAATCCGTTGAGTAATGTGCTAATAAATAAATGGTATTTAAATTTGTTTTTTTGACATTTGAATAGA
The Halobacillus halophilus DSM 2266 DNA segment above includes these coding regions:
- a CDS encoding SDR family NAD(P)-dependent oxidoreductase, whose product is MKLKGKVAVVTGGSSGIGEAAVKDFCEQGAKVVIADLNEQGSELSSQLNDQGYETVFQKTDVTSEEDIKNMVQTAVGTFGSLDILFANAGIGDATPAHELSYEEWKKLMDVNINGVFLSNKYAITQMLEQENGGAIVNNASILGHVGQDSVTSYAAAKGGVVNLTRTLGVTYAKNNIRVNAVCPGYVETAILENADEEMRQGLAGAHPIGRLGQPKEIAKAVSFLASDDASFMVGANMLVDGGYTAQ
- a CDS encoding sodium:solute symporter family protein, which produces MIWYILVFSFYVLFLIWANVKSLKKAESIDDYTTGGHRMGLLLGIGTTAATWVSVASVIGVPGYLYSSGVSAVIGWVAGWCFGGALIPIVAYKIRRPEKPARTFPEFIRHRFEPFQNKSTLQAIVGILMFIGYLLLVNIQVTGFGIVFSSITGIDYKIAIFGFLLFILITSVGGFWSVAATDTLNTILIMIGVLLASGVVWSLTGGIGNIVDTLATTTSPTNVGGPELEEGILLSPFGTFGIGALLSIFISNSLGTPSSPHWVTRMLAPQNVKVAILQVLGTILVLIFIMTPLIVIGLGAKVLVPSIPVDKTTDYIIPLVIQQYTPPIIGGITLVAICAAAISTANSMLLHCATSLYYDVYLNIAPKRISEKKFKNWLRLSIFGIATAAVLLAINPPWFLAMGFVYVYGGFGAAFFLVVFLGLYWKRMNRAGAYAGIIIGAVVYVAAKAMGYGLPFVIAVTASLIGVLIAVYFTKKAPLEAYEPYFEAEISDSTREVLEKMRSTTQEEPEQKKERSHIG
- a CDS encoding histidine phosphatase family protein codes for the protein MTTNIYMVRHAHSTYTPDELKRPLSAEGTEEAAKVSELLIDENIEHVISSPYLRAIQTVEGLASALGQEIHIMDGFKERKLIEGGADNFEEAIQKVWTHPRFSWEGGESNRTAQERGVRALKNVLVEYENKNVAIGTHGNIMVLTMNYLDNQYDYEFWKKLAMPDIYKLSFEADQFVGCKRIWKDSY
- a CDS encoding AAA family ATPase produces the protein MKLSKDNQYLKRLNLKTESINSYETFPFSLSVIRNFKELLFHPNVTYIIGENGMGKSTLLEGIAIKLGFNPEGGTLNFNFSNYDSHSNLEQYLLLSKGTRKARDSFFFRAETFYNLATNIEELDRDSSFGPKIVDSFGGDSLHEQSHGESFFAAFNNRFQGNGLYILDEPEAALSPLRQMSLLSRIHELVNKGSQFIISTHSPIIMAYPNSKIIKLSEEGMKETTLENTDHYMIMKQFFDDKDRVLHHLFKQDS